A genomic region of Bernardetia sp. ABR2-2B contains the following coding sequences:
- a CDS encoding DUF5694 domain-containing protein, producing MRKICCFVFLLCISFSVIAQNSEQRKPTEVLLFGTFHFNNPGLDAAKTKSFDIESEQSQAELDEITDKIKVYNPSKIFVEWEYNEQEELDSLYDLYLKGTYFENPELSDFYKKNEIFQLAFRAAKKLGHHKVYAMDYTDVNFPFDSLMKVAQKNNQSALQNEIMQTIEEFSASFDAQIDADKSLKEILYFLNNSSLRQKDVALYTQTINEIGSIDNFAGAYLASEWYRRNLYMLSIMQRQVTNEDEKVMILLGSSHVTLINEIISSHSRLKGVELQKILN from the coding sequence ATGAGAAAAATATGTTGTTTCGTATTTCTATTGTGTATTTCATTTTCAGTAATAGCTCAAAACTCTGAGCAAAGGAAACCTACTGAAGTTCTTCTTTTTGGAACTTTTCATTTCAATAACCCAGGTCTTGATGCAGCTAAAACTAAAAGTTTTGATATTGAAAGTGAGCAAAGTCAAGCAGAGTTAGATGAAATTACAGACAAAATAAAGGTTTACAACCCTTCCAAAATTTTTGTAGAATGGGAGTACAATGAACAGGAAGAGTTAGATTCTTTGTATGATCTATATTTAAAAGGAACATATTTTGAAAATCCAGAATTATCTGATTTTTATAAAAAGAATGAAATTTTTCAACTCGCTTTTCGTGCAGCTAAAAAGTTAGGACATCATAAAGTGTATGCCATGGATTATACAGATGTAAACTTTCCTTTTGATAGTTTGATGAAAGTAGCTCAAAAGAATAATCAGTCAGCATTGCAAAATGAAATTATGCAAACTATTGAAGAGTTTTCAGCAAGTTTTGATGCTCAAATAGATGCTGATAAATCTCTTAAAGAAATTTTATATTTTCTTAATAATTCGTCTTTACGCCAAAAAGATGTTGCACTTTATACGCAAACAATAAATGAAATAGGCAGTATAGATAATTTTGCAGGTGCCTATTTAGCATCAGAATGGTATAGAAGAAACTTGTACATGCTTTCTATTATGCAGAGACAAGTTACAAATGAAGATGAAAAAGTTATGATACTACTAGGTTCTAGTCATGTAACTCTGATTAATGAAATTATTTCAAGTCATTCAAGACTAAAAGGTGTAGAATTACAAAAAATTTTAAATTAA
- the ruvA gene encoding Holliday junction branch migration protein RuvA, translating to MFAYLNGKITHREPSLAVLDINGVGYQLKISLQTYSIIQEGQPCKLFTYLSVTQDSQELFGFATESEKKMFLQLISVSGVGRNTALVMLSAMNVSELADAIINNQTSVIQKIKGIGKKTSERLVLDLKDKLAKEGFQLEDEGGMSSALKEQASNALISLGLSKLVAGRTINAILKKYGTELSLEELITYSLQEG from the coding sequence ATGTTTGCCTATCTCAACGGAAAAATAACACACCGAGAACCTTCTTTAGCCGTTTTGGATATTAATGGTGTTGGTTATCAGCTCAAAATATCTCTTCAAACCTATTCTATTATTCAAGAAGGACAACCTTGTAAACTTTTTACCTACTTGAGCGTAACACAAGACTCACAAGAACTTTTTGGGTTTGCGACAGAAAGCGAGAAAAAAATGTTTTTGCAACTCATTAGTGTTTCTGGAGTGGGAAGAAATACGGCTTTAGTAATGCTCTCAGCAATGAATGTTTCCGAACTTGCCGATGCAATTATTAACAATCAAACTTCTGTTATTCAGAAAATAAAAGGAATTGGAAAGAAAACATCTGAACGTTTAGTCTTAGACTTAAAAGATAAACTAGCTAAAGAAGGATTCCAATTAGAAGACGAAGGTGGAATGAGTAGCGCACTAAAAGAACAAGCTTCAAATGCTCTTATCAGCCTAGGGTTATCCAAATTAGTAGCTGGTAGAACCATAAACGCAATACTCAAAAAATATGGCACAGAACTTTCTCTAGAAGAGTTAATAACATATAGTTTGCAAGAAGGCTAG
- a CDS encoding HlyD family efflux transporter periplasmic adaptor subunit codes for MLGISKERMPEGDRLFEDFYVFELLQTPRYGKIVAYWSLGIFVAGIAFLFLPWQQNIAGFGQLTALRQEDRPQKVYPVVGGRIESWHIQEGQFVNAGDTIARISEIKDYYFDPNLTDRMASQIDAQGSAIGSLGDKARALDQQIAADRAAMELEVNQAKNKVEQLRYKITIDSADLVAIETQYQNAVMQYEREQELFKKGLTSKTDLENKELKAKESTAKLNSAQNKLATTRNEYLNTVLEVSSKRAAYMSKIAKAISDKSSTLAYVNENEQKLTKLQNELTNVEVRKANYIIRAPQSGYVVKSLLTGIGEIVKEGQALVTIMPENPQLAVELYVSANDVPLLQRGTKVRLQFDGWPSLVFSGWESATVGTFGGKIAVIDYINTKNKYRVLVVPDTQDEEGWPAALRVGSGVYGWAMLNEVPIWYELWRQLNAFPPLPVEGSDYGSKEEKDKVEQMEYDSKLKR; via the coding sequence ATGTTAGGAATTTCAAAGGAAAGAATGCCAGAAGGCGATAGGTTATTTGAAGATTTTTATGTCTTCGAACTCCTCCAAACACCTCGTTATGGTAAAATAGTGGCATATTGGTCATTAGGGATTTTTGTGGCAGGAATAGCATTTTTATTTCTTCCTTGGCAACAAAATATTGCAGGTTTTGGACAGCTTACAGCTCTTAGGCAAGAAGACCGACCTCAAAAAGTATATCCTGTTGTGGGTGGACGAATAGAATCTTGGCACATACAAGAAGGGCAGTTTGTTAATGCAGGGGATACTATTGCAAGGATTTCAGAAATAAAAGATTATTACTTTGATCCAAACTTGACTGATAGAATGGCAAGTCAGATTGATGCTCAAGGAAGCGCAATTGGTTCTTTGGGAGATAAAGCAAGAGCATTAGACCAACAAATTGCAGCTGATAGAGCAGCCATGGAATTGGAGGTAAATCAAGCTAAAAATAAAGTAGAACAGTTAAGATACAAAATTACGATAGATAGTGCTGATTTGGTGGCTATCGAAACGCAATATCAAAATGCTGTAATGCAGTATGAACGTGAACAAGAACTCTTCAAAAAAGGACTTACTTCGAAGACTGATTTAGAAAACAAAGAGCTAAAAGCAAAAGAATCAACGGCTAAACTCAATTCTGCTCAAAACAAACTAGCTACTACAAGAAATGAGTATTTGAATACTGTTTTGGAAGTTTCGTCGAAACGAGCTGCTTATATGAGTAAGATTGCAAAAGCTATTTCAGATAAAAGTTCGACACTTGCTTACGTAAATGAAAATGAACAGAAACTAACCAAACTTCAAAATGAACTTACCAATGTAGAGGTCAGAAAGGCAAATTATATCATTCGTGCGCCTCAATCTGGTTATGTCGTAAAATCTTTACTTACAGGAATTGGTGAAATTGTGAAAGAAGGACAAGCTCTTGTCACTATTATGCCTGAAAACCCACAACTTGCAGTAGAGTTGTATGTTTCTGCAAATGATGTTCCTCTGCTCCAACGTGGTACGAAAGTGCGTTTGCAATTTGATGGTTGGCCTTCGCTTGTTTTTTCGGGCTGGGAATCTGCTACGGTCGGTACTTTTGGTGGTAAGATAGCTGTTATTGATTATATCAATACAAAAAATAAATATCGTGTTTTGGTAGTTCCTGATACACAAGATGAAGAAGGTTGGCCTGCTGCTCTACGTGTAGGAAGTGGAGTTTATGGTTGGGCAATGCTCAATGAAGTTCCGATTTGGTACGAATTATGGCGACAACTCAATGCTTTTCCTCCTTTGCCTGTTGAGGGAAGTGATTACGGAAGTAAAGAAGAAAAGGATAAAGTAGAGCAAATGGAATATGATTCTAAATTAAAAAGATAA
- a CDS encoding insulinase family protein codes for MKNKLILSSAFLVTFLFTQCTLLPSSSTTTKLDRSKAPKATQISQIEIAESNSFTLENGLQVLVIEDHKTPQVSYSLVVDYDPIMEGKRVGMLNIFGSMLSYGTETRTKAEIDKEIDFISASLTTSARGIYASSLKRYSDNVLFVFSDILYNPSFRNEELKKVKNDALLNLKYLPSSPEKIAENVVSKINYGNNHPYGEVETEATLQAVKSEDLKDFYQTYFRPNISYLAIVGDITLEEAKAQAKKHFSQWEKKEVPSTKYNAPKAVEKPQVAISNRVEAAQTTLSITYPVFYPLDNSRDCMATKLMNEVLANSAFQNLYKNENKNYDFDVYSTLPPNKLSSSFTMSTTVSNNVIDSVVVQFLKELEKIKDEPISKIELNKAKATIIGSFVRSLENPQTIANFAIDIARNNLPTDFYTNYIQKINTITIEDIQRVAQKYIKPENITIVAVGDQNVLIEKLAPFGNIQIYDTFGEMAAQADQRILIGMTAEKVIQNYLNKIGGKKWNEVTSMEKEQKISIAGTQIEQKIHIQNQQKVALEVVKRGMKQIYNGKKAYLITQDTIQELPSIQAVSIREQTFINPYYKYDKSNGYTFELVGAQVVDEKSVFEVKIIHKEYGEKLQYFDPKTGLLIKEVSAEGEMIIKDYRKVGSTNLLVPYKMEGNSPQGAYKIEVKKIELNPSIDAKVFMVE; via the coding sequence ATGAAAAATAAACTTATCCTAAGTAGTGCCTTTTTGGTTACTTTTTTATTTACTCAGTGTACACTTCTCCCTTCAAGCTCTACCACCACAAAATTAGACCGAAGCAAAGCTCCAAAAGCTACTCAAATCAGCCAAATAGAAATAGCAGAATCTAACTCTTTTACTTTAGAAAATGGATTACAGGTTCTTGTAATTGAAGACCACAAAACACCCCAAGTTTCTTATTCTTTGGTTGTTGATTATGACCCAATTATGGAAGGAAAACGTGTTGGGATGTTAAATATATTTGGTTCTATGCTAAGTTACGGAACAGAAACACGTACGAAAGCAGAAATAGATAAAGAAATTGATTTTATAAGTGCAAGTCTGACTACTTCTGCCAGAGGAATCTATGCTTCATCATTAAAGCGTTATTCAGATAATGTACTATTCGTCTTTTCGGATATTCTTTATAATCCTTCATTTAGAAATGAAGAGCTGAAAAAAGTGAAAAATGATGCTTTATTAAATCTTAAATATTTGCCTTCTAGTCCTGAAAAAATTGCAGAAAATGTAGTTTCAAAGATAAATTATGGAAATAACCATCCGTATGGAGAAGTCGAAACAGAAGCTACTCTACAAGCTGTCAAGAGTGAAGATTTAAAAGATTTTTATCAAACGTATTTCCGTCCAAATATTTCTTATCTAGCTATTGTTGGAGATATTACACTAGAAGAAGCAAAAGCACAAGCTAAAAAACACTTTTCTCAATGGGAAAAAAAAGAAGTTCCTAGCACCAAATATAATGCTCCCAAAGCAGTAGAAAAACCACAAGTAGCCATTTCGAATCGTGTAGAAGCAGCTCAAACAACTCTAAGTATTACTTATCCTGTTTTCTATCCATTAGATAATAGCAGAGATTGTATGGCTACCAAATTAATGAATGAGGTTTTGGCAAATAGTGCCTTTCAAAACCTTTATAAAAATGAAAATAAAAACTACGACTTTGATGTGTATTCTACGCTGCCACCCAATAAGCTTTCTTCTTCCTTTACTATGTCCACCACTGTTAGTAATAATGTTATAGATAGTGTAGTTGTTCAGTTTTTAAAAGAGTTAGAAAAAATAAAAGATGAGCCTATTTCTAAAATAGAACTGAATAAAGCAAAAGCAACTATAATTGGTTCTTTTGTTCGTTCTTTAGAAAACCCTCAAACGATAGCTAATTTTGCTATTGATATTGCTAGAAATAATTTACCTACTGATTTTTATACTAACTATATTCAAAAAATAAATACTATAACAATAGAAGATATTCAGAGAGTTGCTCAAAAATACATCAAACCAGAAAATATTACTATCGTAGCAGTAGGCGACCAAAACGTTTTAATAGAAAAATTAGCTCCTTTTGGAAATATTCAAATCTATGATACTTTTGGAGAAATGGCAGCACAAGCAGACCAACGTATTTTGATAGGAATGACTGCTGAAAAAGTAATACAAAATTATTTGAATAAAATTGGAGGAAAAAAATGGAATGAAGTTACTTCGATGGAAAAAGAACAAAAAATAAGTATTGCAGGAACACAAATAGAACAAAAAATACACATTCAAAATCAACAAAAAGTAGCCTTAGAAGTAGTTAAGCGAGGCATGAAACAAATTTATAATGGAAAAAAAGCTTATTTGATAACACAAGACACAATACAAGAATTGCCTTCTATACAAGCAGTCAGTATAAGAGAACAAACTTTTATTAATCCTTATTATAAATATGATAAGTCAAATGGTTACACCTTCGAATTAGTGGGCGCACAAGTTGTAGATGAAAAATCTGTATTTGAAGTAAAAATTATCCATAAAGAGTATGGAGAAAAACTACAATACTTCGATCCCAAAACAGGTTTGCTAATTAAAGAGGTTTCGGCAGAAGGCGAAATGATTATAAAAGACTATCGTAAAGTTGGAAGTACAAACCTTTTAGTGCCTTACAAAATGGAAGGAAATTCGCCACAAGGAGCATATAAAATAGAAGTAAAAAAGATAGAGTTAAATCCTAGTATTGATGCTAAAGTATTTATGGTGGAATAA
- a CDS encoding pitrilysin family protein, whose translation MKKKLCSSLVLFILLFGSFIPINKDIKDEFKIEFTEFTLKNGLHVILHEDHSAPLVAVTVLYHVGSKDEEANQKGFAHFFEHLLFEGSKNIKRGEFDKYIEDVGGVRNATTSQDGTLYQEVVPSNQLELALWLESERMLHARVDSTGIEIQKEKVKNERYERFDAVAYGSILEETLKRVYTEHPYKSYVIGSMEDLETAKQIDYEKFYETYYVPNNAVVSIAGDIDVKNAKLLVEKYFKGIPKRKKIVQPQINEPSQREEIRDSVFYDNIQLPAVIQAFKVPSYEQSDYYASKMLFALLSKGKDSRLSKAIKDEQQKAVFVGNFALDVEQNPSIALAFGISSQQTSPLTLEKAMNEEYEKLKNELIEEQELQKLQNQFEADFYTQNSTIAGIAKTLASNYVYKGNANLIHTEIENYMKVTREEIQEAAKKYLIKENRVTLYYSPKNKVRN comes from the coding sequence ATGAAAAAAAAACTCTGCTCTAGTTTAGTCTTGTTTATATTACTTTTTGGAAGTTTTATTCCAATCAATAAAGATATAAAAGATGAATTTAAAATTGAGTTTACTGAATTTACACTCAAAAATGGTTTGCATGTCATTCTACATGAAGACCATTCTGCCCCTCTTGTAGCTGTTACAGTTTTATATCATGTAGGTTCGAAAGATGAAGAAGCAAATCAAAAAGGTTTTGCACATTTTTTCGAACATTTACTTTTCGAAGGTTCGAAGAATATCAAGCGTGGAGAGTTTGATAAATATATTGAAGATGTAGGGGGAGTCAGAAACGCAACAACTAGCCAAGATGGTACTCTTTATCAAGAAGTAGTACCTTCTAATCAATTAGAACTTGCGCTTTGGCTAGAGTCTGAGCGTATGTTACATGCAAGAGTAGATAGTACAGGCATAGAAATACAAAAGGAAAAAGTAAAAAATGAACGCTATGAGCGTTTTGATGCTGTTGCTTATGGTTCTATTTTGGAAGAAACCTTGAAGCGAGTTTATACTGAGCATCCTTACAAATCGTATGTCATTGGTTCAATGGAAGATTTAGAGACAGCCAAACAAATTGATTATGAAAAGTTTTATGAAACCTATTATGTTCCTAATAATGCCGTAGTGAGTATTGCTGGAGATATTGATGTCAAAAACGCAAAACTATTAGTAGAAAAATATTTTAAAGGAATACCAAAAAGAAAAAAAATAGTTCAGCCTCAAATTAATGAGCCATCTCAAAGAGAAGAAATTCGTGATAGTGTTTTTTATGATAACATTCAACTTCCTGCTGTTATTCAAGCCTTTAAAGTGCCTTCTTACGAACAAAGTGATTATTACGCTTCCAAAATGTTGTTTGCTCTTCTTTCTAAAGGTAAAGATTCAAGACTTTCAAAAGCCATAAAAGATGAACAACAAAAAGCTGTTTTTGTAGGAAATTTTGCTTTAGATGTAGAACAAAATCCTAGTATTGCTCTTGCTTTCGGAATCAGTTCGCAGCAGACTTCTCCCTTAACTTTAGAAAAAGCCATGAATGAAGAATATGAAAAATTAAAAAATGAGTTGATTGAAGAACAAGAATTACAAAAATTACAAAACCAATTTGAAGCTGATTTTTATACTCAAAATAGTACCATTGCAGGAATTGCAAAAACATTAGCTAGTAATTATGTCTATAAAGGAAATGCAAATCTTATACATACAGAAATTGAAAATTATATGAAGGTAACAAGAGAAGAAATTCAAGAAGCTGCAAAAAAATACCTTATCAAAGAAAATAGAGTAACACTATATTACTCACCCAAAAATAAAGTTAGAAATTAA
- a CDS encoding LysM peptidoglycan-binding domain-containing protein, translating into MKFFILFTALFFINISSYAFSSFTSKKDSIGLERKGNNLYIKHKVTIGEDIYDIARKYGVNKETLITLNPVARYPLKVNQIIYIPQAQTTYRISQLKGYKVRPSETLFSIASKFQTDVKTLKELNELYSTQIQTGQELLIPYPSSHQDLYAIPANAYSEAKDPNKKDEPKHKYHIVANGQTLYAISQKYNVSVEELKKLNDNPSGQINAGQKIIVGKAEDVEDVLIVASVSSTSSQGKKGKPHSESGVCHVTLNSERFVGMHRTAPKGTLIKIHNESTGRTVTVKIIGKIPNIDRNKNVVIIISHKAARQLGTMSKEFPVYLDWEE; encoded by the coding sequence GTGAAATTTTTTATTCTATTTACTGCCCTCTTTTTTATCAATATTTCTTCTTATGCTTTTTCCTCTTTTACCTCAAAAAAAGATTCTATTGGCTTAGAACGAAAAGGAAATAATCTATATATCAAACACAAAGTAACTATCGGTGAAGATATTTATGATATTGCTAGAAAATATGGAGTAAACAAAGAAACACTCATTACACTTAATCCAGTTGCTCGTTATCCGTTAAAGGTAAATCAGATTATTTATATCCCACAAGCTCAAACAACATATAGAATTTCTCAACTAAAAGGCTATAAAGTTCGTCCAAGTGAAACACTTTTTTCGATTGCATCAAAATTCCAAACTGATGTAAAGACACTTAAAGAACTAAATGAACTCTACTCTACTCAAATCCAAACAGGACAAGAACTCTTAATTCCCTATCCAAGTAGTCATCAAGATTTATATGCTATTCCTGCCAATGCGTATAGTGAAGCAAAAGATCCCAATAAAAAAGATGAGCCAAAACATAAATATCATATCGTAGCAAATGGTCAGACACTTTATGCTATTTCTCAAAAATATAATGTAAGTGTAGAAGAATTGAAAAAATTAAATGATAATCCTTCTGGGCAAATAAATGCAGGGCAAAAAATTATTGTCGGAAAAGCAGAAGACGTAGAAGACGTTTTGATTGTTGCAAGTGTTAGCTCTACAAGTAGTCAAGGAAAAAAAGGGAAACCTCATTCAGAATCAGGAGTTTGTCATGTTACTCTGAATAGCGAACGTTTCGTAGGAATGCACCGAACTGCACCAAAAGGAACGCTAATAAAAATTCATAATGAAAGTACAGGAAGAACTGTAACGGTAAAAATTATAGGCAAAATTCCGAATATTGACCGAAATAAAAATGTAGTAATTATCATTAGCCACAAAGCTGCACGACAATTAGGCACAATGAGTAAAGAATTTCCTGTTTATTTGGATTGGGAAGAATAG
- a CDS encoding methyltransferase domain-containing protein, producing the protein MLSDSEFDRTKIYEQLQYLPKPQGYYKDIPWTVQQQVSATNGIQYEDIVGKLDTYPKYNLPVDAVSGDKLMLDIGCGWGRWLVAGAEKGYIPIGIDIRLEFCKTAKQTLAHFGKSGYTCVADLQHLPFIDGILDLVWSFSVIQHTHKQRLNSCLNNINRILNPKGYTYLEFPNKQGIRNSMGPAKTFHKEKDDINSWDVRYYTIEEYKNIFTPIFGNFDYDNHSFLGIGVLPEDLKYVSPKYKLICATSLFCSWFADRLSFMKKYSDSVFIKAKSQVEKAPQTSIEQLEKFWKAHQSNPNDNLNLVHLLRCPISHTSVELSEDKTQIISPSINKFYPIDETIPIMIASEAVSL; encoded by the coding sequence ATGCTTAGTGATTCTGAATTTGATAGAACCAAAATTTATGAACAATTACAATATCTTCCAAAACCTCAAGGGTACTATAAAGATATTCCATGGACAGTTCAACAACAAGTTTCAGCTACCAATGGAATCCAATATGAAGATATAGTAGGAAAGTTAGATACTTATCCAAAGTATAATTTACCTGTCGATGCAGTTAGTGGAGATAAGCTCATGCTTGATATTGGTTGTGGATGGGGACGTTGGTTAGTAGCTGGAGCAGAAAAAGGCTATATTCCTATTGGTATAGATATTCGTTTAGAATTTTGTAAGACAGCCAAACAAACACTTGCTCACTTTGGTAAAAGTGGTTATACCTGTGTGGCTGATTTGCAACATCTTCCTTTTATAGACGGGATTTTAGATTTAGTTTGGTCGTTTAGCGTTATTCAACACACTCATAAACAGCGTCTCAACTCTTGTTTGAATAATATTAATCGAATATTAAACCCAAAAGGTTATACTTATCTTGAGTTCCCAAACAAACAAGGAATCAGAAATAGCATGGGACCTGCCAAAACTTTTCATAAAGAAAAAGACGATATTAATTCTTGGGATGTTAGGTATTATACCATCGAAGAGTATAAAAATATATTTACTCCTATTTTTGGTAATTTTGATTATGATAATCACAGTTTCTTAGGAATTGGTGTTCTGCCAGAAGATTTGAAATATGTTTCTCCAAAATATAAACTCATTTGTGCTACTTCTCTCTTTTGTTCTTGGTTTGCTGACAGATTATCATTTATGAAAAAATATTCTGATAGTGTTTTTATTAAAGCAAAGAGCCAAGTAGAAAAAGCTCCTCAGACTTCTATTGAGCAATTAGAAAAATTTTGGAAAGCTCACCAAAGCAATCCAAATGATAACCTCAATTTAGTTCATTTATTACGCTGTCCAATTTCTCATACTTCTGTTGAGTTAAGTGAAGATAAAACTCAAATTATTTCTCCTTCTATCAATAAGTTTTATCCAATAGATGAAACTATTCCTATTATGATTGCTTCAGAAGCAGTTTCTCTTTAA
- a CDS encoding acyl-CoA dehydrogenase family protein encodes MSVATPTQTNTEETLQMIAKMVQDFGERAITPNRNKWDDDQHFPVDVMKELGNLGLMGVLVPEEYGGSGFGYQEYVTAIAELAVIDPSIGLSMAAHNSLCTGHILQFGNEEQKKRWLPKLATAEWIGAWGLTEANTGSDAGNMRTTAVQDGDYWVINGTKNFITHGKSGDIAVVIVRTGEVGDSHGMTAFVIEKTTEGFSGGRKEDKLGMRLSETAELVFDNCRVHKDNILGEVGDGFVQSLKVLDGGRISIAALSLGIAKGALRHSIVYSKEREQFNQPIAKFQAIAFKLAEMATDVETAELLTRQAADLKNKGKSVNKESAMAKYVASEVCVKVASEAVQIFGGYGYTKDFPVEKYYRDSKLCTIGEGTSEIQKLVISRAILK; translated from the coding sequence ATGTCAGTAGCAACACCTACACAAACAAATACAGAAGAAACGCTTCAAATGATTGCCAAAATGGTGCAAGATTTTGGAGAACGTGCAATTACTCCAAATCGTAATAAATGGGATGATGACCAACATTTTCCTGTTGATGTAATGAAAGAATTAGGAAATTTAGGTTTGATGGGCGTTTTAGTTCCAGAAGAATATGGTGGAAGTGGTTTTGGATATCAAGAATACGTAACTGCAATTGCAGAACTCGCCGTTATTGACCCTTCAATTGGTCTTTCTATGGCTGCTCACAACTCCCTTTGTACAGGTCATATTTTACAGTTTGGAAACGAAGAACAAAAGAAACGTTGGTTGCCAAAACTAGCAACTGCTGAATGGATTGGAGCGTGGGGGCTCACAGAAGCCAACACAGGTTCGGATGCAGGAAATATGCGTACAACTGCCGTTCAAGATGGCGATTATTGGGTAATTAATGGAACAAAAAACTTCATTACTCACGGTAAAAGTGGTGATATTGCTGTTGTTATTGTTCGTACTGGCGAAGTTGGAGATTCACATGGAATGACTGCTTTTGTAATCGAAAAAACAACAGAAGGTTTTTCAGGTGGACGCAAAGAAGACAAATTAGGAATGCGCCTTTCTGAAACTGCCGAACTCGTTTTTGATAATTGTAGAGTTCATAAAGATAATATTTTGGGAGAAGTAGGCGATGGATTTGTTCAGTCATTGAAAGTATTAGATGGTGGACGTATTTCTATTGCTGCCCTTAGTTTAGGAATTGCAAAAGGTGCTTTGCGTCATTCTATTGTTTACTCAAAAGAGCGTGAGCAGTTCAATCAGCCGATTGCAAAGTTCCAAGCGATTGCCTTCAAACTGGCAGAAATGGCTACCGATGTAGAAACTGCCGAACTTTTGACAAGACAAGCTGCCGACCTAAAAAATAAAGGAAAAAGTGTAAATAAAGAATCTGCAATGGCTAAATATGTAGCTTCTGAAGTATGTGTAAAAGTAGCTTCTGAAGCCGTACAAATTTTTGGTGGATATGGATATACAAAAGATTTTCCAGTAGAAAAATATTATAGAGATTCTAAACTTTGTACGATTGGAGAAGGAACATCTGAAATTCAAAAACTCGTTATTTCAAGAGCAATTTTGAAGTAA
- a CDS encoding CBS domain-containing protein, with translation MNFTSKNTANDKEKLSSVKAYPSVTRYMATNLITFSPEQPVSEVIDVFLEKKISGAPVLNENKELVGIISEKDCLRVMIGSAYHNQPISVGKVADFMTRNVQTVSEDQDVLDIAQAFLNTPIRRFPVLNKQGKVIGQVSRRDILRAADIIESTTW, from the coding sequence ATGAATTTTACATCAAAAAATACAGCAAACGACAAAGAAAAGTTATCATCTGTCAAAGCTTATCCTTCCGTAACTCGTTATATGGCAACTAATTTAATTACTTTCAGCCCAGAACAACCTGTGTCAGAAGTAATTGATGTTTTTTTAGAAAAGAAAATTTCGGGTGCGCCTGTACTCAACGAAAATAAAGAATTAGTAGGAATTATTTCTGAAAAAGATTGTCTGCGTGTTATGATTGGCTCTGCATATCATAACCAGCCTATAAGTGTAGGAAAAGTAGCCGATTTTATGACACGAAACGTACAGACTGTTTCAGAAGACCAAGATGTTTTGGATATTGCTCAAGCGTTCTTAAATACACCTATTCGTCGTTTTCCTGTTCTCAACAAACAAGGAAAAGTAATTGGGCAGGTCAGTCGTAGAGATATTTTGAGAGCAGCTGATATTATA